From Acetonema longum DSM 6540, the proteins below share one genomic window:
- the flhF gene encoding flagellar biosynthesis protein FlhF: protein MKVFTAANMQDAIAQVKNDLGRDAVILHTRKFRTGGVLGLFAKESVEVMAAVDNAPPQPVTPPVPLASSPVPAQPSLGSSQNSPILEKRMGSGLAAYQANAGDTANSVALQMEIANMRKMIEQMLEKMPKSEKQLSPLHELLQKNDVDAHIAEELLKGLPDAKSPAGTNPEVIRQLLLERVSSHFKRVDGIVLSPDSCKTVALIGPTGVGKTTTIAKLAASFAIKENFKVALVTADTYRIAAVEQLKIYADIIGVPLEIVYTPDELRTALHRHKDKNLVLVDTAGRSPKNQYQLGELQALLTVNPQMEVYLVLSATTKYQEALDAVNKFSVCSPKKFLFTKLDEASNLGTVFNLLYQFPASLSYVTTGQNVPDDIELADPQQLANLMLRIHNA, encoded by the coding sequence GTGAAAGTTTTTACTGCTGCTAACATGCAAGATGCTATCGCTCAGGTGAAAAATGATTTGGGGCGGGATGCAGTTATTTTACATACGAGAAAGTTTCGCACAGGGGGCGTGCTGGGCTTGTTTGCAAAAGAATCGGTTGAGGTTATGGCGGCAGTGGATAATGCGCCGCCCCAACCGGTTACGCCTCCGGTGCCTTTGGCGTCTTCTCCGGTACCGGCACAGCCGTCTCTTGGATCTTCTCAGAACAGTCCGATCCTTGAGAAAAGAATGGGATCCGGCCTGGCAGCCTACCAGGCAAATGCCGGTGACACGGCTAACAGCGTGGCTCTGCAAATGGAAATTGCCAATATGCGAAAAATGATTGAGCAGATGTTGGAAAAGATGCCTAAAAGCGAAAAGCAACTCTCCCCTTTGCATGAGCTGCTGCAGAAAAATGATGTTGATGCGCACATTGCCGAAGAGCTATTAAAGGGATTACCGGACGCAAAATCCCCGGCTGGCACAAATCCGGAGGTCATCCGGCAATTACTGTTGGAGAGAGTCAGCAGCCATTTTAAACGGGTGGATGGCATTGTTCTTTCGCCCGATTCCTGTAAAACAGTTGCTTTGATCGGGCCTACCGGGGTAGGTAAAACAACGACCATTGCCAAATTGGCCGCGAGTTTTGCTATCAAAGAAAATTTCAAGGTCGCGTTGGTGACCGCCGATACTTACCGTATCGCCGCAGTGGAACAATTAAAGATTTATGCGGATATTATCGGTGTACCTTTGGAGATTGTTTATACTCCTGATGAATTGCGAACCGCGCTTCATCGCCACAAAGATAAAAATTTGGTTTTGGTGGATACTGCCGGGCGCAGTCCGAAAAATCAATATCAGCTGGGGGAACTGCAGGCCCTGCTGACAGTAAATCCTCAAATGGAAGTGTACTTGGTGCTGAGCGCTACGACTAAGTATCAAGAAGCCTTGGATGCAGTGAATAAATTCTCCGTTTGTTCACCCAAAAAGTTTTTGTTTACTAAATTAGATGAGGCGAGTAATCTCGGTACGGTATTCAATTTGCTGTATCAGTTCCCTGCATCCTTATCCTATGTCACTACCGGACAAAATGTTCCGGATGACATTGAACTAGCTGATCCACAGCAATTGGCAAATTTGATGTTGAGGATTCATAATGCGTGA
- a CDS encoding MinD/ParA family protein, producing MRDQAEKLRQIVQNSRESPSTPVIKQAYNGSSPRVITVTSGKGGVGKTNFTVNLALTLGNMGQQVLVIDADLGMANVDVVLGCSAPYSILNLLEDRFSVDDVVSDGPCGIKFMTGGSGIYQLANLSNVQLQRIINQITLFDNWADFVLIDTGAGINRNVLNFVMAADEVIILTTPEPTAITDAYAMMKAYAGNGGAAPLSLVVNRVQDAGEGQMVVDKLNKATFRFLGFSVNSLGFVNEDPAVVKAVKKQVPFILSYPQAASTRCIENIARKLLHGEALPETKGFRGFMSRMLQSW from the coding sequence ATGCGTGATCAAGCAGAAAAACTTCGACAAATCGTACAAAATTCCCGTGAATCGCCTTCAACTCCTGTCATTAAGCAGGCTTATAACGGCAGCAGTCCTCGCGTTATTACCGTGACCAGCGGCAAAGGCGGAGTCGGGAAAACCAATTTTACGGTCAATCTGGCTTTGACTCTGGGGAATATGGGCCAGCAAGTTTTAGTGATCGATGCCGACTTAGGCATGGCTAATGTGGATGTGGTTTTGGGATGCTCCGCTCCGTACAGTATTTTGAATTTGCTGGAAGACCGGTTTAGTGTGGATGATGTTGTTTCCGACGGACCCTGCGGTATTAAGTTCATGACCGGCGGTTCCGGCATCTATCAATTGGCGAATCTAAGCAACGTGCAATTACAGCGGATTATTAACCAAATCACTCTTTTTGACAATTGGGCTGATTTTGTCCTGATTGATACAGGAGCCGGTATTAACCGGAATGTGCTGAACTTCGTCATGGCAGCTGATGAGGTCATTATTCTTACTACACCGGAGCCTACGGCGATTACCGATGCTTACGCCATGATGAAGGCTTATGCTGGCAATGGTGGTGCTGCCCCCCTGAGTCTGGTGGTCAATCGAGTGCAGGATGCCGGAGAAGGTCAGATGGTAGTCGATAAGCTGAACAAAGCGACTTTTCGATTTCTGGGATTCTCGGTTAACAGTCTGGGTTTTGTCAATGAAGACCCTGCTGTTGTCAAAGCCGTAAAAAAACAAGTTCCTTTTATCTTATCGTATCCTCAGGCTGCCTCTACCCGCTGTATCGAAAATATTGCCCGTAAGCTTCTTCATGGAGAAGCTCTGCCTGAGACCAAGGGCTTTAGAGGATTTATGTCAAGAATGCTGCAATCCTGGTAA
- a CDS encoding flagellar brake protein yields the protein MDSGLFQVNQRVEIYLSKSRQGDVFYSRIEEITPTHMIISMPMEKGQPLVVNSGAPVYGRLLGETALYLFKSIFIDRRMSPRPVWLMSFPSEVQKVQLREFVRISSKLPVAVRVETLPSVMQPTGLFIRDISGGGVQILSKQPFPSRAKVSLRFELPEVGPIETKGEVTRVQQPKSDPSSYWVGVKFIDLPEKERSHIIKYIFKLEVERRRKGLD from the coding sequence ATGGATTCAGGGCTTTTTCAAGTAAACCAAAGAGTGGAGATTTACCTGTCTAAAAGCAGACAAGGTGACGTTTTTTATAGCCGTATTGAAGAAATTACCCCGACTCACATGATTATTTCCATGCCCATGGAAAAAGGCCAGCCGCTGGTGGTTAATTCCGGTGCGCCTGTTTATGGCAGGTTATTGGGTGAAACGGCGCTCTACCTGTTTAAAAGTATCTTTATTGACCGGCGGATGTCGCCGCGTCCGGTATGGCTGATGAGTTTTCCCAGTGAGGTTCAGAAAGTGCAGCTGCGGGAGTTTGTCCGAATTAGCAGTAAACTGCCAGTCGCAGTAAGAGTGGAAACCTTGCCGTCAGTAATGCAGCCTACGGGGCTATTCATCCGTGATATTAGTGGCGGCGGAGTTCAAATTCTGTCGAAACAGCCGTTTCCATCCAGGGCCAAGGTATCTTTGCGCTTTGAACTGCCTGAGGTCGGACCCATCGAGACAAAAGGGGAAGTGACCAGGGTACAGCAGCCTAAATCCGATCCAAGTTCCTATTGGGTGGGAGTTAAATTCATTGATTTGCCGGAGAAGGAACGCAGTCATATTATCAAATACATTTTTAAGCTGGAAGTGGAACGCCGTCGCAAAGGGTTGGATTAA
- a CDS encoding protein-glutamate methylesterase/protein-glutamine glutaminase — MIKVLIVDDSAFMRKVLSDLFVAAPDFVVVDVARNGNEAIEKVQKLQPDVITMDVEMPIMNGIQALEAIMKIRPTPVVMISSLTRTGAEATIQALEAGAVDFVAKTAGPISKIDNIIDEILEKCREASKVDMKRLVMKPSPEIQWGNLPTKKPSSERYSLSPSQSAGERIVAIGTSTGGPRALQEILTQLPTELPSGVVIVQHMPPGFTKSLAERLNTLSALKVKEAEHDDVIQNGVAYIAPGDYHMVLAREGSRTVIKLNQELPIGGHRPSVDPMLESVAKIYAENAIGVILTGMGHDGSKGLKTIKERRGTTIAEDASTTVVFGMPKSAIELGVVDKILPLHNIAAEITRQLQSRHGGV, encoded by the coding sequence ATGATCAAAGTATTGATTGTAGATGATTCGGCCTTTATGCGTAAAGTTCTGTCGGATTTGTTCGTTGCTGCGCCGGATTTTGTTGTGGTTGATGTAGCTCGCAATGGCAATGAGGCGATTGAAAAAGTACAAAAATTACAGCCGGATGTCATTACTATGGATGTAGAGATGCCAATAATGAATGGCATCCAGGCATTGGAAGCCATTATGAAAATCCGGCCGACTCCGGTGGTAATGATCAGCAGCCTGACCAGAACGGGAGCGGAAGCAACCATTCAGGCCCTGGAAGCAGGCGCTGTTGATTTCGTCGCTAAAACTGCCGGCCCTATATCCAAAATTGACAATATTATCGATGAAATTCTTGAAAAATGTCGGGAAGCCTCCAAAGTGGACATGAAGCGCCTGGTAATGAAACCTTCGCCTGAGATTCAGTGGGGGAATTTGCCGACGAAAAAGCCATCTTCGGAAAGATATTCTTTGTCTCCATCACAGTCCGCCGGCGAACGCATCGTAGCCATCGGTACGTCTACCGGCGGGCCTAGAGCCCTGCAGGAAATCCTGACCCAATTGCCGACAGAATTGCCATCCGGAGTGGTCATAGTGCAACACATGCCTCCGGGATTTACCAAGTCTCTGGCTGAGCGGCTCAATACCCTATCGGCGCTAAAGGTGAAAGAAGCCGAACATGATGATGTAATCCAAAATGGCGTGGCTTATATAGCACCTGGCGATTATCATATGGTGCTGGCGCGGGAAGGCTCCAGGACCGTGATCAAACTGAATCAGGAACTACCGATCGGCGGGCACAGACCCTCTGTGGATCCTATGCTGGAGTCGGTGGCTAAGATTTACGCCGAAAACGCCATTGGCGTAATTCTTACCGGAATGGGACATGATGGGTCGAAAGGCTTGAAAACCATTAAGGAACGCCGCGGCACGACGATCGCTGAAGATGCTTCCACAACCGTAGTTTTTGGTATGCCTAAATCCGCCATTGAATTGGGCGTGGTCGACAAGATATTGCCTTTGCACAATATCGCTGCAGAAATTACCAGGCAACTACAAAGTAGACACGGAGGTGTTTAA
- a CDS encoding chemotaxis protein CheA, which yields MDMNQYTGMFLEESREHLQNMNRCLLDLENDPANLSVLDEIFRSAHTIKGMSATMGFTSIAELTHEMENVLDLLRKAELKADHHIVDILFKCVDTLEQLVESVASQTDPSSISTKSLVQQLTGLVKHGESAPALSTQSGPDMLVYPVAESGKPSSNLILNDTEAKVIRSANHSGIRAFEVTVALREGCLLKSARAYMVMRALEELGDVIKSVPSTEDLEKENFELSFALLLVSDAEPEKIEQAVNSVSEIEKVTVFSYILPEKDTPANTVAANSVVEPVQSEKTEKAVHNNAVDHKMKGGQSVRVDIEKLDNLLNLVGELVINKTRLEQIGLTHKLTDLVETIEQMDRVTTDLQAVVMKVRMVPVGQVFNRFPRMVRDLSHELGKEVNLIIQGEETELDRTVIDEIGDPLVHLLRNAIDHGVENPAIRRAKGKNPTGEVRLIARHEGNNVIIMVEDDGQGINPDIVKQKAVEKGLISPAEAEKMDAGEAVRLVFLPGFSTAAAVTDISGRGVGMDAVKTKIESLGGMVDVETKLNEGSRFKIRLPLTLAIIQALLISVCDEIYAIPLGSIDSTINITPHDIKTVQNQEVILLRGQIIPIVRLTKALNIPSAGQQEQEELFVVIVHMGDHRAGIIVDTLIGQQEIVIKSLGKLLAGIKVVAGATILGNGQVALILDVGSLMQ from the coding sequence ATGGATATGAATCAATACACAGGTATGTTTTTGGAGGAGTCCCGCGAACATTTACAGAATATGAATCGTTGTTTGCTGGACCTGGAAAATGACCCGGCGAATCTGTCGGTTTTAGACGAGATTTTTCGCAGTGCCCACACAATCAAAGGGATGTCGGCTACTATGGGCTTTACTTCTATTGCCGAACTCACCCATGAAATGGAAAATGTTTTGGACTTATTGCGTAAGGCTGAGTTAAAAGCGGATCACCACATTGTGGATATCCTGTTCAAATGTGTAGATACCCTGGAACAGCTCGTCGAAAGTGTAGCCAGCCAGACTGATCCCTCGTCTATTAGTACCAAGTCTTTGGTACAGCAGCTCACCGGGCTGGTCAAGCATGGAGAAAGCGCACCGGCTTTGTCAACGCAGAGTGGGCCGGACATGCTGGTATACCCGGTGGCGGAAAGCGGCAAACCTTCCTCTAATCTTATTCTGAATGATACGGAGGCTAAGGTGATTCGAAGCGCCAATCACAGCGGGATTCGGGCTTTTGAAGTGACTGTCGCTTTGCGAGAGGGTTGTCTCCTGAAATCGGCCCGAGCCTATATGGTGATGCGGGCCTTGGAAGAATTAGGCGATGTGATTAAAAGCGTTCCTTCCACCGAAGATTTGGAAAAGGAAAACTTTGAACTGAGTTTTGCATTGCTTTTGGTCAGTGATGCCGAGCCGGAAAAGATCGAACAGGCTGTCAACTCGGTTTCGGAAATTGAAAAGGTGACGGTTTTTTCCTATATCCTGCCAGAGAAGGACACGCCGGCGAACACGGTTGCCGCCAACTCAGTCGTTGAGCCGGTTCAGTCGGAAAAAACAGAGAAAGCAGTCCATAACAATGCTGTGGATCACAAAATGAAGGGTGGACAGTCAGTCAGGGTTGATATTGAAAAACTGGATAATTTGTTAAATCTGGTGGGAGAACTGGTCATTAACAAAACTCGTCTGGAACAAATCGGCCTGACCCACAAGCTGACCGATTTGGTGGAAACCATCGAGCAAATGGACCGGGTGACCACCGACCTGCAGGCTGTGGTTATGAAGGTGCGCATGGTTCCCGTTGGCCAGGTGTTTAATCGTTTTCCTCGCATGGTACGGGATTTGTCCCATGAATTGGGGAAAGAAGTGAATCTGATTATTCAGGGGGAAGAGACTGAGTTAGACCGAACGGTAATCGACGAGATCGGCGATCCTTTGGTTCACTTGCTCCGGAATGCTATTGACCACGGGGTCGAAAATCCGGCCATACGCCGGGCAAAAGGCAAGAATCCCACCGGTGAAGTCCGTTTAATTGCCCGGCATGAAGGAAACAACGTCATCATTATGGTGGAAGACGACGGGCAAGGTATTAACCCTGATATCGTCAAACAGAAGGCTGTGGAAAAAGGACTCATTTCTCCGGCTGAAGCCGAGAAAATGGATGCGGGAGAAGCAGTTCGCCTGGTTTTCTTACCCGGATTTTCCACGGCGGCAGCCGTTACTGACATTTCTGGCCGGGGCGTGGGCATGGATGCGGTGAAAACCAAGATTGAGTCCTTGGGCGGTATGGTGGATGTGGAAACCAAACTCAACGAAGGAAGCCGGTTTAAAATTCGACTGCCTTTAACTCTGGCCATTATCCAAGCGCTCTTGATCAGTGTTTGCGATGAGATTTATGCGATTCCTTTGGGCTCCATTGACAGTACCATTAATATTACCCCCCATGACATTAAAACGGTGCAAAACCAGGAAGTCATCTTGTTGCGGGGACAGATTATCCCCATTGTTCGCCTGACTAAAGCTTTAAATATTCCCAGCGCCGGACAGCAGGAACAAGAGGAATTGTTCGTTGTTATCGTGCATATGGGCGACCATCGTGCCGGTATCATCGTAGATACACTGATTGGTCAGCAGGAAATCGTGATCAAGTCCTTGGGCAAATTACTGGCAGGCATCAAGGTCGTTGCCGGTGCTACCATTTTAGGAAACGGACAGGTGGCGCTCATTTTGGATGTTGGTTCATTAATGCAGTAG
- a CDS encoding chemotaxis protein CheW: MADKEYSSSEVQLVVFKLGREEYGFNILQVQEIKKMTDITRVPNTPEYVKGVINLRGSVLPVIDLKKRLGLAEGDYSDTSRIIIVKVDEVHVGMVVDAVTEVTAISQDHIEPPYVVSSEVGINYISGVGKLDNRLLILLNVASIVAIGQEAVK, from the coding sequence ATGGCAGATAAGGAATATTCAAGTTCGGAGGTACAACTGGTCGTATTCAAGCTGGGGCGGGAAGAGTACGGATTTAATATTCTTCAGGTCCAGGAAATTAAGAAGATGACTGATATTACCCGCGTACCCAATACCCCCGAATATGTCAAGGGAGTCATTAATTTGCGCGGCAGTGTCTTGCCAGTGATTGACCTGAAAAAAAGACTGGGATTGGCGGAAGGCGATTACTCGGATACCTCGAGAATTATTATTGTTAAAGTGGATGAAGTGCATGTAGGCATGGTCGTGGATGCGGTGACGGAAGTTACGGCCATTAGCCAGGACCACATTGAACCGCCCTATGTGGTGAGTTCTGAAGTCGGTATAAATTATATCAGCGGTGTGGGAAAACTGGATAACCGCCTCTTGATTTTATTGAATGTGGCATCCATCGTCGCTATTGGGCAAGAAGCCGTCAAATAG
- a CDS encoding chemotaxis protein CheC: protein MSEEILKLTSLQLDALKEVGNVGAGNAATALSQIIHRKIDMTVPRVAILPLGDVPDVVGGPEIMVAGVYFRVFGPAPGSILFLLPRESAFSLVDMLMGREKGYTRSLNSLDESAVMEIGNILSGAYLNALSYFTRFTLLPSIPALAIDMAGALLSVILIQLGQMGDHALVIETEFSSEGDGVKGHFFLIPDPGSLGTILASIGVKE, encoded by the coding sequence TTGTCAGAGGAAATCTTGAAATTAACATCTTTGCAGCTAGACGCCTTAAAAGAAGTTGGCAATGTCGGCGCAGGTAATGCTGCAACGGCATTATCTCAGATTATTCATCGCAAGATTGATATGACTGTGCCACGCGTCGCGATTTTACCCTTGGGAGACGTGCCTGATGTAGTCGGCGGACCGGAAATAATGGTGGCAGGCGTTTATTTTAGGGTATTTGGTCCGGCTCCCGGCAGTATCTTATTTCTATTACCCCGGGAGAGCGCCTTTTCTTTGGTAGATATGCTGATGGGGCGAGAAAAAGGGTATACCCGGTCTCTGAATTCCCTGGATGAATCTGCAGTGATGGAGATTGGCAATATCCTCTCCGGTGCTTACCTGAACGCTTTATCCTATTTTACCCGGTTCACCCTGCTTCCTTCCATCCCGGCTTTAGCTATTGATATGGCCGGCGCTCTGCTCAGTGTTATCTTGATCCAATTGGGGCAGATGGGAGACCATGCCCTGGTGATCGAAACAGAGTTCAGCAGTGAAGGTGATGGTGTCAAGGGACATTTTTTCCTGATTCCTGACCCCGGTTCGTTAGGAACTATCTTAGCGTCAATAGGGGTGAAGGAATGA
- a CDS encoding chemotaxis protein CheD, translated as MPDLIKVGMADYKVGKAPASVITYGLGSCVGIAVYDPVTKVGGLAHIMLPDSLQARAADNPAKFADTALPAMVAEIIQLGGVKTRLAAKIAGGAQMFSFANATDIMRIGERNAEAVRLVLKNLNIKLVAEDTGGNYGRTVELKLDSGIFKIKTIDKGEKDL; from the coding sequence ATGCCGGATTTAATTAAGGTGGGAATGGCGGACTATAAGGTTGGAAAGGCTCCTGCGAGTGTGATCACCTATGGGTTGGGTTCCTGCGTTGGTATTGCCGTTTATGATCCGGTAACGAAAGTGGGCGGCCTTGCCCATATTATGTTGCCTGACAGCTTACAGGCCCGGGCTGCTGATAATCCGGCCAAATTTGCCGATACTGCGCTGCCGGCCATGGTGGCTGAAATTATACAACTAGGCGGGGTAAAGACACGGCTTGCCGCTAAAATTGCCGGCGGCGCGCAAATGTTTTCCTTTGCGAATGCTACGGATATAATGCGTATTGGTGAACGAAATGCCGAAGCAGTGCGCTTGGTCCTGAAAAATCTGAATATTAAGCTGGTTGCTGAGGATACTGGAGGAAATTACGGACGTACCGTAGAACTGAAACTCGATTCTGGTATATTTAAAATCAAGACCATTGATAAAGGTGAAAAAGATTTGTAG
- a CDS encoding FliA/WhiG family RNA polymerase sigma factor encodes MNEKRELQVDIHQLWTEYQQHRLPDIREKIVAHYLSLVKLVAGRIAIGLPTYVDKDDLISNGFFGLLDAIERFDPNRNIKFETYAVARIRGAILDSLRALDWVPTTVRQRARQYEQVLGELEHKLGRSATDDEIAEAIGISVAQLHTLLNQLNASTIMPLEEFVKTETPSKQLATPLQYVEDEDVKRTLCQAINKLPDKERLVIALYYYESLTLKEISIIMKLTEARISQLHTKAIFRLRGALARVKSSLL; translated from the coding sequence ATGAACGAAAAAAGGGAATTACAGGTGGATATTCATCAGCTGTGGACAGAATATCAACAACATAGATTACCTGATATCAGGGAGAAAATAGTGGCCCATTATTTATCTCTGGTGAAACTAGTTGCCGGCAGAATTGCCATCGGCTTGCCGACCTATGTAGATAAGGACGATTTAATTAGTAATGGTTTTTTTGGCTTGTTGGACGCCATTGAGCGTTTTGATCCCAATCGTAATATTAAGTTCGAAACATATGCGGTTGCCAGGATCCGCGGTGCTATTTTAGATTCTTTGCGCGCTTTGGATTGGGTGCCGACTACGGTTCGCCAGAGAGCTCGTCAATACGAGCAAGTGTTGGGCGAACTGGAGCACAAACTGGGAAGATCGGCCACTGATGATGAAATTGCGGAAGCAATTGGGATTTCGGTGGCACAATTGCATACATTATTAAATCAACTGAATGCAAGTACGATTATGCCATTGGAAGAGTTTGTAAAGACAGAGACCCCTTCCAAACAACTTGCGACTCCGCTGCAATATGTTGAAGATGAAGATGTGAAACGTACTCTTTGTCAAGCAATCAATAAACTCCCTGACAAAGAGCGTTTAGTGATAGCATTGTATTATTATGAAAGCCTGACTCTGAAGGAAATCAGCATCATTATGAAATTAACCGAAGCTCGTATCTCGCAGCTTCATACCAAGGCAATATTTCGCTTGCGCGGAGCACTGGCGAGAGTAAAATCCAGTTTGCTTTGA
- a CDS encoding DUF342 domain-containing protein — MSNEDVLAVKADPVIQVLISRDRMEASLIITLPPNSREVVEQEVLDKIQQSGVKFGIDMNAVQKACRNPGNQMAFAYGQKPVDGVDAKMVYHFDMNNKGKPTELADGSVDFKNINLFTTVQEGDLVAEKIPVVPGLPGTDVLGMPVNGKPGKDIPIPLGKNVSLVENTKLVAAISGQIIVSNNRINITPMIEIKGDVDLSTGNIEFVGNVLVRGNIQAGFSVKAEGNVEVYGAVSGGIVEGRTVLIKMGVQGMNRGYIKAKENVIAKFIENSTVYAGQEVIVNDVILHSRISAGRKILVEGRKGLIAGGQITAGEEIRAKVIGTQLAVATELEVGVNPILREEYQNLRKEIKKIESSLDQTQKSLSLLRGMNQKDLPPAKREMLLKLTKAQFQLAGQVETVKNRLTEIELAFEEMRYGRIRVADNVFPGVKVVVGTQVKPIREPLRYVSFYAEDGEIKIGPFK, encoded by the coding sequence TTGAGTAATGAAGATGTTCTGGCGGTAAAAGCGGATCCTGTTATACAGGTTCTTATCAGCCGCGACCGTATGGAGGCTTCGCTGATCATTACTTTGCCGCCGAATAGTCGGGAGGTTGTGGAACAAGAAGTGCTGGACAAAATCCAGCAATCCGGTGTTAAATTCGGCATTGACATGAATGCTGTGCAAAAAGCCTGTCGAAATCCCGGAAATCAGATGGCTTTCGCTTACGGGCAAAAACCGGTCGACGGTGTTGATGCCAAAATGGTGTATCATTTTGATATGAACAACAAAGGAAAGCCTACCGAGTTAGCCGACGGCAGCGTCGATTTTAAAAATATTAATCTGTTCACTACTGTTCAGGAAGGCGATTTAGTCGCTGAAAAAATTCCGGTGGTGCCGGGACTTCCCGGAACAGATGTATTGGGTATGCCGGTCAATGGCAAACCGGGTAAGGATATTCCTATACCGCTCGGGAAAAATGTATCGCTGGTAGAAAACACGAAGTTAGTTGCCGCGATTTCAGGGCAGATTATTGTTTCCAACAATAGAATCAATATCACTCCCATGATTGAGATCAAAGGCGATGTGGACTTGTCCACCGGCAATATCGAATTTGTCGGCAATGTGCTGGTTCGCGGTAATATTCAGGCGGGTTTTTCCGTAAAGGCGGAAGGCAATGTCGAAGTTTACGGTGCAGTCAGCGGCGGCATTGTCGAAGGCAGAACCGTGCTGATTAAAATGGGCGTGCAAGGTATGAATCGGGGCTATATTAAGGCGAAAGAAAATGTGATAGCGAAATTTATTGAAAATTCTACCGTGTATGCCGGTCAAGAAGTCATTGTGAATGATGTCATTCTGCATAGCCGGATTAGCGCCGGTAGAAAAATATTGGTAGAAGGCCGGAAAGGTTTGATTGCCGGCGGGCAGATAACAGCAGGAGAAGAAATCAGGGCAAAAGTCATCGGTACGCAACTGGCGGTGGCCACTGAACTGGAAGTGGGCGTGAATCCCATACTCCGGGAAGAATATCAAAATCTTCGTAAAGAAATCAAAAAAATAGAATCGTCCTTGGATCAGACTCAAAAATCGTTATCCCTTTTGCGGGGGATGAATCAAAAGGATTTACCTCCTGCTAAGCGGGAAATGCTATTGAAACTAACGAAAGCTCAGTTTCAACTGGCTGGCCAGGTTGAAACCGTGAAAAACCGCCTGACCGAGATTGAGCTTGCTTTTGAGGAGATGCGCTACGGCCGGATCCGGGTAGCAGACAATGTCTTTCCGGGTGTGAAAGTGGTGGTTGGCACTCAAGTGAAGCCTATCCGGGAACCCTTGCGCTACGTTTCGTTTTATGCCGAAGATGGTGAAATTAAAATTGGACCCTTTAAATAA
- a CDS encoding DUF6115 domain-containing protein, with protein sequence MLNGIILITIIICVLIFFMVYKRRMLIQMFSLNISHLSREFQGQIEGTADHVVKRMQHQIDQMEFLLDEATQKIEVLGDQIHAAENLIRAMNFPSEEVSGMTQAHRDHQVEKAILLSDDDVKDAALNPEEKAASDADKRRKALEMAQQGCNITDIAKATSMGQGEVMLFLQLNKK encoded by the coding sequence ATGCTCAACGGGATCATTTTGATCACCATTATAATTTGCGTTTTGATTTTTTTCATGGTTTATAAACGCCGTATGCTGATTCAGATGTTTTCTCTGAACATCTCTCATCTGTCCCGGGAATTTCAGGGGCAGATTGAAGGAACGGCTGACCATGTCGTTAAACGGATGCAGCATCAAATTGATCAGATGGAGTTTCTCCTGGATGAGGCTACGCAGAAGATAGAGGTTCTTGGCGATCAAATTCATGCGGCGGAAAATCTGATCCGGGCCATGAATTTTCCCTCGGAAGAAGTTTCCGGAATGACGCAGGCGCATCGTGATCATCAGGTGGAAAAGGCGATATTGCTTTCTGATGATGATGTGAAGGATGCTGCTTTAAATCCGGAAGAAAAAGCGGCAAGTGACGCAGATAAACGGCGGAAGGCTTTAGAAATGGCACAACAGGGCTGCAATATTACTGATATCGCCAAAGCAACCTCTATGGGACAAGGGGAAGTCATGCTGTTCCTACAGTTGAATAAAAAGTAA